From one Motacilla alba alba isolate MOTALB_02 chromosome 8, Motacilla_alba_V1.0_pri, whole genome shotgun sequence genomic stretch:
- the MFSD14A gene encoding hippocampus abundant transcript 1 protein, with the protein MTQAGKKKKRAVNRSIMLAKKIIIKDGGTPQGIGSPSVYHAVIVIFLEFFAWGLLTAPTLVVLHETFPKHTFLMNGLIQGVKGLLSFLSAPLIGALSDVWGRKSFLLLTVFFTCAPIPLMKISPWWYFAVISVSGVFAVTFSVVFAYVADITQEHERSMAYGLVSATFAASLVTSPAIGAYLGRAYGDSLVVVLATAIALLDICFILVAVPESLPEKMRPASWGAPISWEQADPFASLKKVGQDSIVLLICITVFLSYLPEAGQYSSFFLYLRQIMGFSSESVAAFIAVLGILSIIAQTIVLSLLMRSIGNKNTILLGLGFQILQLAWYGFGSEPWMMWAAGAVAAMSSITFPAVSALVSRTADADQQGVVQGMITGIRGLCNGLGPALYGFIFYIFHVELNELPMPESSSGGSVVAQYHLQQNSIIPGPPFLFGACSVLLALLVALFIPEHTNLNVRSSNWKKHCGSHSHPHSPQAPGEAKEPLLQDTNV; encoded by the exons CCTCAAGGAATAGGTTCACCCAGTGTCTACCATGCTGTTATCGTGATCTTCTTGGAGTTTTTTGCTTGGGGACTCCTGACAGCTCCCACTTTAGTG GTTTTGCATGAAACCTTCCCAAAACATACATTTCTAATGAATGGTCTAATTCAAGGAGTAAAG GGCTTACTGTCATTCCTCAGTGCCCCACTCATAGGTGCCCTGTCTGATGTGTGGGGACGAAAGTCCTTCTTGCTGCTAACAGTATTTTTCACCTGTGCACCGATACCACTAATGAAGATCAGCCCATG GTGGTACTTCGCTGTAATCTCGGTGTCTGGAGTTTTTGCAGTGacattttctgtagtttttgCGTATGTAGCAGACATAACCCAAGAACACGAGAGGAGCATGGCCTATGGTTTG GTTTCAGCAACTTTTGCAGCAAGTTTAGTCACCAGCCCTGCTATCGGTGCCTACCTTGGCCGAGCGTACGGCGACAGCCTGGTGGTGGTGCTGGCTACAGCAATCGCCTTGTTGGACATTTGTTTCATCCTTGTTGCTGTACCGGAATCGCTGCCAGAGAAGATGAGGCCAGCGTCCTGGGGAGCACCCATTTCATGGGAACAGGCTGACCCCTTTGCA TCCCTGAAGAAAGTCGGCCAGGACTCCATTGTGCTGCTAATCTGCATAACAGTCTTTCTTTCCTACCTCCCAGAGGCAGGCCAATATTCCAGCTTCTTCCTATACCTCAGACAG ataaTGGGATTTTCATCTGAAAGTGTTGCAGCATTTATAGCAGTTCTTGGGATTCTTTCCATTATTGCACAG ACAATAGTGTTGAGTTTACTGATGCGATCCATTGGGAATAAGAACACCATCCTGCTGGGCCTGGGGTTCCAAATCCTGCAGCTGGCCTGGTACGGCTTTGGGTCAGAGCCATG GATGATGTGGGCGGCCGGCGCTGTGGCTGCCATGTCCAGCATCACTTTCCCAGCCGTCAGCGCCCTGGTCTCACGAACCGCCGATGCCGACCAGCAGG GTGTTGTTCAAGGGATGATTACAGGAATTCGAGGACTGTGTAATGGTTTGGGACCAGCGCTATATGGttttatattctatatatttCACGTTGAATTGAATGAACTGCCCATGCCCGAATCATCGTCAGGAGGTAGCGTGGTTGCGCAATACCATTTACAACAG aACTCCATAATTCCTGGACCCCCATTCTTATTTGGAGCGTGCTCTGTGCTGTTGGCACTACTTGTTGCCTTGTTTATTCCTGAACATACGAACCTAAACGTAAGATCCAGCAACTGGAAGAAACActgtggcagccacagccatCCCCACAGCCCACAAGCTCCTGGTGAAGCTAAAGAACCATTACTGCAAGATACAAATGTATGA